One Dermacentor silvarum isolate Dsil-2018 chromosome 10, BIME_Dsil_1.4, whole genome shotgun sequence genomic window carries:
- the LOC125939669 gene encoding uncharacterized protein LOC125939669: MLSVHGRRDTTKRITTYAIMAMLSGVTASRNHAADTQFRQRILREVHQIAEKLKEVNPAWRDNRKLAGMLLAAEFEAVVRGGGAANGKAVTDEVISLAGDNTELLEQFVAICQDAGSRNGPLTVTLLRRCIDLTATQKQPDKLVKYYHLFFQASQV; the protein is encoded by the exons ATGCTCAGTGTTCATGGCCGTCGAGACACCACCAAGCGGATCACCACCTATGCCATCATGGCAATGCTGTCGGGAGTCACCGCGTCCAGGAACCATGCGGCTGACACACAGTTCAGGCAAAGAATTCTCAG GGAAGTTCATCAAATTGCAGAAAAGCTCAAGGAAGTGAACCCTGCTTGGCGGGACAACAGGAAGCTAGCTGGAATGCTTCTTGCCGCTGAGTTCGAAGCTGTCGTGCGTGGAGGAGGAGCAGCTAACGGCAAAGCTGTGACGGATGAAGTCATTTCTCTTGCGGGAGACAACACGGAGCTTCTCGAGCAATTTGTTGCCATCTGCCAG GATGCTGGCAGCAGGAATGGCCCACTCACCGTGACCTTGCTGCGACGCTGCATCGATCTCACAGCAACGCAGAAACAACCAGACAAGCTGGTCAAGTACTATCACCTGTTCTTTCAGGCAAGTCAGGTGTAG
- the LOC119466220 gene encoding uncharacterized protein LOC119466220, producing MTSSCVSVIQKSAERVRDLLISVKGGGQAVDSDLVFKEIKSDLKDSIYAYLSAADDDGTALLVVALNECVNTVTTEFFQNSTRDDPTLVLYKCVNMYLGFSSHMMDKMRTPQLYVAALCSRIQALEVVALLLLKQSRYGELEGYIKQLAEQIRCFKGFAADDAKSDKEKLRARHAESVLQVCRFAAMTSTAPNSEEALEILYAAKNACCDDFPMLQKYVSSRAYATGMQCFKSGHYKYSISYFRESFCLGKKFVDVNRQAHTLYLLGSAYLLWDKQEHWEKAANALDMAIWHRPGQLSYMTKKLEALYQSGNDKQLSSTLDCILRHQEITIRHVLEIYQSIKEHGFAQQAIEFLQRAYIRFSQDREALYLLVELLKAELDNDELDRASLTFQRILVQDSAKTTQFAGQCLRQLFCYLFHFGCGKAESGSTSEAVEWLRNCETLVATFESIFDEEDIKKKVESLRLCQVYWSMNLGMTNRAKDTLDQYTGTDNVTKGYLRLKIALEEDNGADAIAAVRKLLQLVKDANRLERDNITKKVSNALIHAGSFTLKAGKLDLTKDVLKQMALPPETNPAMAEMQLKCLQCVVALCLINIGTPDM from the exons ATGACGAGCAGTTGCGTTTCGGTCATCCAAAAGTCGGCAGAGAGGGTACGAGATCTGCTTATCTCGGTCAAGGGCGGAGGCCAAGCAGTTGACAGCGATCTCGTGTTCAAAGAGATCAAGTCCGACCTCAAGGACAGCATCTACGCGTACCTGTCCGCCGCCGATGACGATGGTACAGCACTCTTGGTAGTCGCTCTAAACGAATGTGTGAACACAGTCACAACCGAGTTTTTCCAAAATTCAACAAGGGACGACCCGACACTAGTGCTCTACAAATGTGTGAACATGTATCTCGGCTTCAGCTCTCACATGATGGACAAGATGAGGACACCACAACTTTACGTAGCCGCACTTTGTTCCCGAATCCAGGCCCTTGAAGTAGTCGCTTTGCTTCTGTTGAAACAATCGCGCTACGGCGAGCTAGAAGGCTATATCAAGCAGCTTGCCGAACAGATTCGCTGCTTCAAAGGTTTTGCGGCTGACGATGCGAAATCAGATAAGGAAAAGCTCAGAGCACGCCACGCGGAATCAGTCCTGCAAGTCTGCCGCTTCGCGGCGATGACGTCGACGGCCCCGAATTCCGAAGAGGCGCTCGAGATCCTCTACGCCGCTAAGAACGCGTGCTGCGACGATTTTCCAATGCTGCAGAAGTACGTCTCGTCGAGGGCCTACGCTACAGGCATGCAGTGCTTCAAGAGTGGTCACTACAAATACTCCATCTCTTACTTCCGAGAATCCTTCTGCCTCGGCAAGAAATTCGTTGACGTCAATAGGCAGGCCCACACGTTGTACCTCCTGGGTTCCGCCTACCTCCTTTGGGACAAGCAGGAGCACTGGGAGAAGGCAGCCAACGCCTTAGATATGGCCATCTGGCACCGTCCAGGACAGCTGAGCTACATGACGAAGAAGCTGGAAGCCCTCTACCAAAGCGGTAATGACAAGCAACTCTCAAGCACACTTGACTGCATCCTCAGGCACCAAGAAATTACAATAAGGCACGTGCTTGAAATATACCAGTCAATAAAGGAGCACGGCTTTGCCCAACAAGCCATCGAGTTCTTGCAGAGAGCCTACATACGCTTCAGCCAGGATCGCGAAGCCTTGTATCTACTGGTGGAACTTCTCAAGGCTGAGCTTGACAACGACGAGCTGGATCGTGCCTCCCTGACCTTCCAGAGAATCCTCGTACAGGACAGTGCCAAAACGACACAGTTCGCTGGTCAATGTCTCAGGCAACTCTTTTGTTACTTGTTTCACTTTGGTTGTGGCAAAGCTGAGTCAGGCAGTACCTCTGAAGCGGTGGAATGGCTCAGGAACTGCGAGACTCTTGTAGCTACGTTTGAGAGCATTTTTGATGAGGAGGACATAAAAAAGAAGGTGGAGAGCTTGCGGCTCTGTCAGGTTTATTGGAGCATGAACCTCGGAATGACCAACAGGGCAAAGGACACCTTGGATCAGTACACGGGTACAGACAATGTGACCAAGGGCTACCTGAGGCTCAAGATTGCTCTTGAAGAAGACAACGGTGCTGATGCAATTGCAGCCGTTCGCAAATTGC TCCAGCTTGTCAAGGACGCCAATCGTCTTGAACGTGACAACATTACCAAGAAAGTTTCAAATGCACTCATTCACGCAGGGAGCTTCACACTGAAG GCGGGCAAGCTGGACCTCACCAAGGATGTGTTAAAGCAGATGGCCTTGCCTCCCGAAACCAATCCAGCCATGGCAGAGATGCAGCTGAAGTGCCTGCAATGCGTCGTCGCACTGTGTCTCATAAACATTGGTACTCCTGATATGTGA